The following proteins are co-located in the Phragmites australis chromosome 10, lpPhrAust1.1, whole genome shotgun sequence genome:
- the LOC133930350 gene encoding probable inorganic phosphate transporter 1-10, whose protein sequence is MPPIRVLTALDQARMQYYHFKAIVIAGMGLFTDSYDLFCISPVMKLIGRVYYAPRDHSGGPGVTPPAVVSATVGVALLGAVAGNLVFGTLGDRVGRRRVYGVCLLLMVCSSVGSGFSVCRTRGCALASLCFFRFLLGVGIGGDYPLSATIMSEFANKRTRGAFISAVFSMQGFGILASSGATMAVAAAFERYTGRREPLDTPESADLAWRIILMIGAVPAAITFYWRMAMPETARFTALVEHDVVKATNDIGRVLTDLDLVAIAEEEATALRRTTPPAQFGLTTSSYSIFSRRFLRRHGRDLFACASAWFLLDIPYYSSTLFQSQIYRPWFPPANRVNAFQEAFNVAKFQAIIAVASTIPGYFAAMLLIDRVGRRRLQMAGFLLMAVFLFALAGPYDRYWRGHATDAWYIVLYALTFFSANLGPNTTTFILPAELFPARFRSSCHGISGAAGKLGAVIGAIGFLWASQERDKSEVQAGYRPGIGMMYALVILGGISLLGLAVTYAFTRETMGRSLEENESERGQSQVGDNDGGLRPQELTEVPKSPASMMSSHVSTSPIHPHRFSV, encoded by the exons ATGCCTCCGATTCGGGTGCTGACGGCGCTGGACCAGGCGCGGATGCAGTACTACCACTTCAAAGCCATCGTCATCGCCGGCATGGGGCTCTTCACCGACTCCTACGACCTCTTCTGCATCTCACCCGTCATGAAGCTCATCGGCCGGGTATACTACGCGCCCAGAGACCACAGCGGCGGTCCCGGGGTCACGCCGCCGGCCGTGGTGTCGGCGACCGTCGGCGTCGCGCTGCTGGGCGCCGTGGCCGGGAACCTCGTGTTCGGCACGTTGGGCGACCGCGTGGGGCGGCGGCGCGTGTACGGGGTGTGCCTGCTGCTCATGGTGTGCAGCTCCGTGGGCAGCGGCTTCTCCGTCTGCCGCACGCGCGGGTGCGCGCTCGCCAGCCTCTGCTTCTTCCGCTTCCTCCTGGGCGTCGGCATCGGCGGGGACTACCCGCTGTCGGCCACCATCATGTCTGAGTTCGCCAACAAGCGGACACGGGGCGCGTTCATCTCCGCCGTGTTCTCCATGCAGGGGTTCGGGATCCTGGCGAGCTCCGGGGCCACCATGGCCGTCGCCGCGGCCTTCGAGCGGTACACAGGCCGCCGCGAGCCGCTCGACACGCCAGAGTCTGCTGACCTCGCCTGGCGGATCATACTCATGATCGGCGCCGTCCCCGCCGCGATCACCTTCTACTGGAGGATGGCCATGCCCGAGACGGCCAG GTTTACGGCGCTGGTCGAGCACGACGTGGTGAAGGCGACCAACGACATCGGCCGCGTCCTCACCGACCTCGACCTGGTCGCCatcgccgaggaggaggcgaccgCCTTGCGCCGCACAACTCCTCCGGCGCAGTTCGGGCTCACGACGTCGTCGTACAGCATCTTCTCGCGGCGCTTCCTGCGACGGCACGGCCGGGACCTCTTCGCGTGCGCGTCGGCGTGGTTCCTGCTCGACATCCCCTACTACAGCAGCACGCTGTTCCAGTCGCAGATCTACCGGCCCTGGTTCCCTCCCGCGAACCGCGTGAACGCGTTCCAGGAGGCGTTCAACGTGGCCAAGTTCCAAGCCATCATCGCCGTGGCGTCCACCATCCCGGGCTACTTCGCCGCCATGCTCCTCATCGATCGAGTGGGGCGGCGCAGGCTGCAGATGGCCGGGTTCCTCCTCATGGCCGTCTTCCTCTTCGCGCTCGCCGGGCCATACGACCGCTACTGGCGCGGCCACGCCACGGACGCCTGGTACATCGTGCTCTACGCGCTCACCTTCTTCTCCGCAAACCTGGGGCCCAACACCACCACCTTCATCCTGCCCGCCGAGCTCTTCCCGGCGCGGTTCCGGTCCAGTTGCCACGGGATATCCGGCGCGGCGGGGAAGCTCGGTGCGGTCATCGGCGCCATCGGGTTCCTGTGGGCATCGCAGGAGAGGGACAAGAGCGAGGTGCAGGCCGGATACAGGCCCGGAATCGGCATGATGTACGCGCTGGTCATTCTTGGCGGCATAAGCCTACTCGGGCTCGCCGTCACGTATGCGTTCACGCGGGAGACGATGGGGCGGTCGCTGGAGGAGAACGAGAGCGAGCGGGGGCAGAGCCAAGTCGGCGACAACGACGGCGGGCTGCGCCCTCAGGAACTAACGGAGGTGCCCAAGAGCCCTGCGTCCATGATGAGCTCGCACGTCAGCACGTCACCTATCCATCCACACCGGTTCTCTGTCTGA